The following coding sequences are from one Lolium rigidum isolate FL_2022 chromosome 6, APGP_CSIRO_Lrig_0.1, whole genome shotgun sequence window:
- the LOC124666416 gene encoding probable carboxylesterase 16, with amino-acid sequence MPSVGVKIYSVFFKLLLRHRLQSLTAAPPSPDAFGVSCRADEATAPANPAFSAADGVASKDLHIDPNSALAVRVFLPTPPPAPHLLHPRRASDPPAGAAAAPYRGYLPHAVSAASARRRLPIVVQFHGGGFVTGSNCSASNDAFCRRVAKFCDAIVVAVGYRLAPESRYPAAFDDGVRVLRWIAKQANLAMMSKVGGGVDTFGASSVEPWIAAHGDPARCVLLGVSSGANIADFVTRKTVEDSKLFDPVKIVAQVLMYPFFIGSVPTHSEIRLANSYFYDKSTCLLAWRLLLSEKEFSLDHPAANPLAPGRGGPPLKCMPPTLTIIAEHDWMRDRAIAYSEELRKVNVDAPVLDYKDTVHEFATLDVFLKTPQAQACAEDIAIWMKKYISLRGHEFSY; translated from the exons ATGCCGAGCGTCGGCGTGAAGATCTACAGCGTCTTCTTCAAGCTGCTCCTGCGCCACCGCCTCCAGTCCCTCACCGCCGCTCCCCCCTCCCCCGACGCCTTCGGGGTCTCCTGCCGCGCCGACGAGGCCACGGCGCCCGCCAACCCGGCCTTCTCCGCGGCCGACGGCGTCGCGTCCAAGGACCTCCACATCGACCCCAACTCCGCGCTCGCCGTCCGCGTCTTCCTCCCCACCCCTCCGCCCGCGCCGCACCTCCTCCACCCGCGCCGCGCCAGCGACCCGCCCGCGGGGGCCGCGGCCGCGCCCTACAGGGGCTACCTCCCGCACGCCGTctccgccgcctccgcgcgcCGCAGGCTGCCCATCGTCGTGCAGTTCCACGGCGGGGGATTCGTCACGGGCAGCAACTGCTCCGCCTCCAACGACGCCTTCTGCAGGCGGGTCGCCAAGTTCTGCGACGCCATAGTTGTTGCCGTGGGCTACAGGCTCGCGCCCGAGAGCCGCTACCCTGCCGCGTTCGATGACGGGGTCAGGGTGCTCCGGTGGATCGCCAAGCAGGCCAACCTCGCCATGATGAGCAAGGTCGGGGGTGGGGTGGATACCTTCGGTGCCTCCTCCGTTGAGCCATGGATCGCTGCACATGGTGATCCCGCAAG ATGTGTCCTACTTGGTGTAAGCAGTGGTGCCAATATTGCTGATTTTGTCACTCGGAAGACAGTGGAAGATTCAAAGCTATTTGACCCTGTCAAGATCGTAGCACAGGTTCTGATGTATCCCTTCTTCATAGGAAGTGTTCCAACACACTCGGAAATAAGGCTTGCGAACTCATACTTCTACGACAAATCCACATGCTTACTTGCTTGGAGATTACTTCTATCAGAGAAAGAGTTCAGCCTGGACCATCCTGCTGCCAACCCCCTTGCCCCTGGCAGAGGAGGCCCACCACTCAAATGCATGCCTCCGACCTTGACGATCATTGCGGAACATGACTGGATGAGGGATAGAGCAATTGCTTACTCGGAGGAACTCCGCAAGGTAAATGTGGATGCGCCAGTGCTCGACTACAAAGATACAGTTCACGAGTTTGCGACGCTTGATGTGTTTCTGAAGACACCACAGGCCCAGGCCTGTGCTGAGGACATTGCCATATGGATGAAGAAATACATATCCCTCAGAGGGCATGAGTTCTCATATTAG